A stretch of Gossypium hirsutum isolate 1008001.06 chromosome A06, Gossypium_hirsutum_v2.1, whole genome shotgun sequence DNA encodes these proteins:
- the LOC107939379 gene encoding endoglucanase 25-like, with product MYGRDPWGGPLEINATDSATDDDRSRNLQDLDRAALSRPLDETQQSWLLGPGEQKKKKKYVDLGCIIVSRKIFVWTVGTLLVSALLAGLITLIVKTVPRHHHRHSPPDNYTLALHKALMFFNAQRSGKLPKHNNVSWRGNSGLQDGKSDPSVLMKDLVGGYYDAGDAIKFNFPASFSMTMLSWSVIEYSAKYEAAGELNHVKEIIKWGTDYLLKTFNNTADTIDRIAAQVGIGDTSGGVSAPNDHYCWMRPEDIDYPRPVYECHSCSDLAAEMAAALASASIVFKDNKAYSQKLVHGARTLFKFARDQRGRYSAGGSDPALFYNSSSYWDEFVWGGAWLYYATGNSSYLQLATHPKLAKHAGAFWGGPDYGVLSWDNKLAGAQVLLSRLRLFLSPGYPYEEILSTFHNQTSIIMCSFLPVFTSFNRTKGGLIQLNHGRPQPLQYVVNAAFLAALYSDYLDAADTPGWYCGPNFYSTDVLREFAKTQIDYILGKNPRKMSYVVGFGNHYPKHVHHRGASIPKNKIKYNCKGGWKWRDTSKPNPNTLVGAMVAGPDKHDGFRDVRTNYNYTEPTLAGNAGLVAALVALSGDKATVIDKNTIFSAVPPMFPTPPPPPAPWKP from the exons ATGTACGGCAGAGATCCGTGGGGAGGTCCCCTGGAGATAAACGCCACTGATTCTGCCACTGACGACGACAGGAGCAGGAATCTGCAGGACCTGGATAGGGCTGCACTCTCTCGCCCCTTGGACGAGACTCAGCAAAGCTGGCTGCTTGGCCCCGGGgagcaaaagaagaagaagaagtacgTTGATCTCGGATGTATCATTGTGAGCCGCAAGATCTTTGTATGGACCGTGGGGACCCTGCTAGTCTCCGCCCTCCTGGCCGGACTCATCACCCTCATCGTCAAGACTGTCCCACGTCATCACCACCGCCACTCTCCGCCCGATAACTACACTCTGGCTCTTCACAAGGCGCTCATGTTCTTTAATGCTCAGCGTT CTGGAAAGCTGCCCAAGCATAATAATGTGTCGTGGAGAGGGAACTCGGGCCTCCAAGATGGCAAATCCGATCCCTCCGTTTTGATGAAAGATCTGGTCGGCGGATATTACGATGCTGGAGATGCTATCAAGTTTAACTTTCCTGCATCTTTTTCAATGACTATGTTGAGCTGGAGTGTCATCGAATACAGTGCTAAATACGAGGCTGCCGGCGAGCTCAATCATGTTAAAGAGATCATCAAATGGGGTACTGATTATCTTCTGAAGACCTTCAACAATACTGCTGATACCATTGACAGGATTGCAGCGCAg GTAGGGATAGGAGATACATCTGGAGGAGTTTCAGCCCCAAATGATCATTATTGCTGGATGCGCCCTGAGGACATTGATTACCCCCGTCCTGTATATGAATGTCATAGTTGCTCCGATCTTGCTGCTGAAATGGCTGCTGCTTTGGCTTCGGCTTCCATCGTTTTCAAAGACAACAAAGCATACTCTCAAAAGCTTGTCCATGGTGCCCGAACACTCTTTAAGTTTGCTAGGGATCAAAGAGGCAGATATAGTGCTGGTGGTTCTGACCCTGCCCTCTTTTATAATTCCTCAAGTTACTGGGATGAGTTTGTTTGGGGTGGAGCCTGGTTATACTATGCCACTGGGAATTCATCCTATCTTCAGTTAGCTACTCATCCTAAACTTGCCAAGCATGCTGGTGCTTTCTGGGGTGGCCCAGATTATGGTGTTCTTAGCTGGGATAATAAGCTTGCTGGTGCTCAG GTGCTTCTGAGCCGATTGAGATTGTTTTTGAGTCCTGGGTATCCATATGAGGAAATATTGAGTACGTTTCATAATCAAACCAGCATAATTATGTGCTCATTCCTTCCGGTTTTCACTAGCTTTAATAGAACAAAAG GAGGTTTGATTCAGTTAAACCATGGAAGGCCTCAGCCACTGCAATACGTAGTCAATGCAGCCTTCTTAGCCGCCCTATATAGTGATTATCTTGATGCTGCTGATACACCTGGATGGTATTGTGGTCCCAATTTCTATTCAACTGATGTCCTGCGTGAATTTGCCAAAACCCAG ATTGATTATATCCTTGGCAAAAATCCTCGAAAAATGAGCTATGTTGTGGGCTTTGGTAACCATTATCCAAAGCATGTTCACCATAGAGGGGCATCTATCCCTAAGAATAAGATCAAATATAACTGTAAAGGGGGATGGAAATGGAGGGATACGTCAAAACCAAACCCCAACACACTTGTGGGAGCCATGGTAGCAGGACCTGACAAGCATGATGGGTTTCGTGATGTTCGCACCAACTACAACTATACGGAGCCAACTCTAGCAGGCAACGCAGGGTTGGTTGCTGCACTCGTGGCATTGTCTGGTGACAAGGCAACCGTGATTGACAAGAATACTATTTTTTCTGCAGTTCCACCAATGTTTCCTACACCACCACCACCTCCGGCACCTTGGAAACCATGA